One window from the genome of Ananas comosus cultivar F153 linkage group 13, ASM154086v1, whole genome shotgun sequence encodes:
- the LOC109719148 gene encoding splicing factor 3B subunit 6-like protein has product MAAMSLRKGNARLPPEVNRVLYVRNLPFNISSEEMYDIFGKYGAIRQIRVGTSKDTRGTAFVVYEDIYDAKTAVDHLSGFNVANRYLIVLYYQQAKMSKKVDQRKKEDEIARMQEKYERKF; this is encoded by the coding sequence ATGGCGGCGATGAGCCTTCGGAAGGGGAACGCGCGGCTGCCCCCGGAGGTGAACCGGGTGCTGTACGTGCGGAACCTGCCGTTCAACATCTCGAGCGAGGAGATGTACGACATCTTCGGCAAGTACGGCGCGATCCGGCAGATCCGGGTGGGCACCAGCAAGGACACGCGCGGCACCGCCTTCGTCGTCTACGAGGACATCTACGACGCCAAGACCGCCGTCGACCACCTCTCCGGCTTCAACGTCGCCAACCGCTACCTCATCGTCCTCTACTACCAGCAGGCCAAGATGTCCAAGAAGGTCGACCAGCGCAAGAAGGAGGACGAGATCGCCCGCATGCAGGAGAAGTACGaaagaaaattctaa
- the LOC109719562 gene encoding uncharacterized protein LOC109719562, which translates to MPHRTRPMTSLLLFMGLNLVLVNTVSPVYDFICFLPYWERRRESRQKEHEAALSKHSETT; encoded by the exons ATGCCGCACCGAACGAGGCCTATGACGTCGCTCCTGTTGTTCATGGGGTTGAACTTGGTGCTGGTCAACACCGTCTCCCCCGTCTATGATTTCATCTGCTTCCTCCCCTACTGGGAGCGCAGG AGAGAAAGCCGTCAAAAGGAGCATGAAGCTGCTTTGTCGAAGCATTCAGAAACAACTTAG